Proteins from one Gallus gallus isolate bGalGal1 chromosome 17, bGalGal1.mat.broiler.GRCg7b, whole genome shotgun sequence genomic window:
- the PTGES2 gene encoding prostaglandin E synthase 2 isoform X1, with amino-acid sequence MAAAGRAWRVAALLPPWRLRAPCRSLGSAARGAAAGGSRLLLGAAFALGGGAGLCLAARQRLREHSAAELPAGNLQLTLYQYKTCPFCSKVRAFLDYHGLPYEIVEVNPIMRKEIKFSSYRKVPILLADAGSPLQLNDSSVIISAIKTYLISKRNSLEEIVSFYPPMKTVTEQGKEVLEYGNKYWLMLDEKETKRVYPVKEVRVEEMQWRKWADDWLVHLISPNVYRTPKEALASFDYIVREGKFGTVEGFFAKYMGAIAMFFISKRLKKRHHLRDDVREDLYEAVDKWVKAIGKNRLFMGGSQPNLADLAVYGVLRVMEGLEAFDDMMVHTKVQPWYQRMEEAIQKAAA; translated from the exons ATGGCCGCTGCCGGCAGGGCCTGGCGGGTCGCGGCGCTGCTGCCGCCCTGGCGGCTGCGGGCCCCGTGCCGTTCTTTGGGCAGCGCGGCGCGGGGTGCTGCTGCCGGCGGCAGCCGCTTGTTGCTGGGCGCTGCTTTCGCGCTGGGCGGCGGTGCCGGTCTCTGCCTGGCGGCGCGGCAGCGCCTGAGGGAGCACTCGGCCGCGGAG ctgcctgcagggaacCTGCAGCTCACCCTCTACCAGTATAAAACCTGTCCTTTCTGCAGTAAAGTCCGAGCTTTTCTGGATTATCATGGGCTGCCCTATGAAATAGTGGAAGTAAACCCAATAATGAGGAAGGAGATCAAATTCTCCTCCTACAGAAAGGTGCCCATCCTGCTAGCTGATGCTGGAAGCCCTCTG cagttgAATGACTCTTCGGTGATCATCAGTGCAATAAAGACCTATCTCATTTccaa GAGGAATAGCCTAGAAGAAATTGTGTCCTTTTACCCTCCCATGAAAACGGTTACTGAGCAAGGCAAGGAGGTACTTGAGTATGGGAATAAATACTGGCTCATGCTGGATGAGAAGGAGACAAAGCGAGTCTATCCTGTCAAAGAAGTGAGAGT GGAAGAAATGCAGTGGAGAAAATGGGCAGATGATTGGCTTGTTCACCTCATCTCCCCCAACGTTTACCGCACCCCCAAGGAGGCCTTGGCGTCCTTTGATTACATTGTCCGTGAGGGGAAGTTTGGCACTGTGGAAGGCTTCTTTGCCAAGTACATGGGGGCCATTGCCATGTTCTTCATTAGCAAGAGACTGAAGAAACG gCATCACCTTCGAGATGATGTCCGAGAAGACTTGTACGAAGCAGTTGATAAGTGGGTAAAAGCCATTGGCAAAAACAGGCTGTTCATGGGTGGAAGCCAACCAAACCTTGCTGACTTG GCAGTGTACGGAGTGCTCCGGGTCATGGAGGGGCTGGAAGCCTTTGACGACATGATGGTCCACACCAAGGTTCAGCCCTGGTACCAGCGCATGGAAGAAGCCATTCAAAAGGCTGCAGCCTGA
- the BBLN gene encoding UPF0184 protein C9orf16 homolog codes for MSGPNGDPHVALGPAGRDGGDEDGDGFGEEEYAAINSMLDQISSCLDHLEEKNDHLHACLKELLESNRQTRLEFQQQSEQHSMGADMQGPQPPV; via the exons ATGTCGGGGCCTAACGGGGATCCGCACGTGGCGTTGGGCCCCGCCGGGCGGGACGGCGGCGATGAGGACGGGGACGGCTTCGGGGAGGAAG AATATGCAGCAATAAACTCCATGCTGGACCAGATCAGCTCCTGCTTGGATCACCTGGAGGAGAAGAACGATCACCTCCACGCCTGCCTGAAGGAACTGCTGGAGTCAAACCGCCAGACCCGCCTGGAGTTCCAGCAGCAGAGCgagcagcacagcatgggaGCTGACATGCAGGGACCACAGCCTCCTGTCTAG